Proteins encoded by one window of Anopheles maculipalpis chromosome 2RL, idAnoMacuDA_375_x, whole genome shotgun sequence:
- the LOC126567111 gene encoding probable ATP-dependent RNA helicase spindle-E, which produces MSDWVDQTMNKSSGSRLDDVDDACSIADEDDEHLGQVRAKELMEPIFSRYNLTVTPNKLTIHRSKELILKTIRENPVVVLQGATGCGKTTQVPQYLLEDAYKRREWCNIVVTQPRKIAATSIARRVAAERSCELGSLVGFKVGLKEKISEDTRLMYVTTGVLLNRLINSKNISSYTHIILDEVHEREVDMDFLLIIVRRLLTQSRHTKIILMSATIESSAFAQYFKIPGPNGLFAPQLAVGNHSQHDVTVFYLENLERLRIDFSIKYEQPEVHEKMYFVAAKVAIVCDRYIDECETASSIEYKPSIIMFLPGINEIERMAEVLHNFVGDNNPNSLQTKFTILKLHSMLPSEEQALVFRPPPPGHRKVILSTNIAESSITIPDVKFVIDFCLHRVLVADTLNNFTTLQTQWASRNNCIQRAGRAGRVMNGRVYRLVNKHFYENGMAQSAEPEMVRCPLGAVVLKTKLLDMGPPHTILALAMSPPNLSDVSNTVLQLKEAGALLRTAKGVYDVQDGDITYLGQLMSLIPVDISLAKLVVLGYVFSVLEEAIIIAAGLNVKNVFCAMRSVEALRIKRYFANGSASDGIAILNAYTWWRSVKEQGTGGDTVGWCQRYMLDLKSLTEMAELVQEITYRLKNANIQVVAGARNARWNDRERTVVLKVVMAGAFYPNYFLPLSSSERDLGDRQVYTEIGGRNPFRTVFFCGFDHYNYIGPLYRNQIRALLTERKADPEWQALMKVEFERNTNKIFVQFEYPPHLQPGQSQIRYDERNMVDRIHPGVYEAIKLRQVRCSNSELLVMHHNDAVTFATEKGLGVWKNNEWHPRSIEIPNVQLSVEPPIYCKELIATVTYVQDPNKFYLRPHGDNNIYNDIERQLSESAAFLRPFSGQQLPKQRDIVAAPLPHKTDKALGRAKLLKKYTIRGVPSWAVFFMDFGSTAIIPVEQLRQLEGTPLATLTTIPDRVFEASLAQVQPSAIRSPKDVWTEDTIKHFRQLVLGKRLHVEVYSVVNRMSMVVLRRAKQDSVEQTINKELISLHHAQESEESYVSKMNHEKRQRVQCEMELDSMYALQIKNDDSEQQRYLEDDDPGNLHLPRDLLKVRLRLRGPYSPLEIKCSSTVFSGYRKPVSIEKASLNSVLLDTNPQNPHSKLLVAGCVNETSGNTLIARQTTMMPNIPGLPILMALIFAPTCQLRKDPEQTRIVGLLAGLGIDPYTGNSIYPEHDMSLAVDICIDEEDIGDINALRYTMDSILHSGHNKQTQLFGEYSIESLMGKVKDYLIKILQRERAVQENRGMMHDFRWETGGQFAGSSKKSPQNLMIDIYSKAIFPLYDKLNLRPLPASKIEFMRQHCAELHLITESRVSLPRGGILCQLCDVNLESEHALRIHFCSNLHRELEKKIRFQI; this is translated from the exons ATGTCG GATTGGGTTGATCAAACGATGAACAAATCATCTGGCTCCCGGCTGGACGACGTAGACGACGCTTGCTCGATAGCGGATGAAGACGACGAACACTTGGGCCAGGTACGGGCGAAGGAGCTAATGGAGCCGATCTTTAGCCGCTACAACCTGACCGTCACTCCCAACAAGCTGACGATTCACCGGTCGAAGGAACTGATTTTAAAAACGATACGAGAAAACCCGGTCGTGGTGTTGCAGGGTGCGACGGGATGCGGCAAAACGACACAAGTCCCGCAATACCTGCTGGAAGATGCGTACAAGCGACGTGAGTGGTGTAACATCGTTGTGACGCAACCGCGAAAGATTGCCGCGACCTCGATCGCACGGCGGGTCGCAGCGGAACGTTCCTGTGAGCTCGGTTCGCTGGTTGGTTTTAAGGTGGGCCTGAAGGAAAAGATCAGCGAAGACACGCGCCTAATGTACGTGACGACGGGTGTGCTGCTGAACAGACTGATCAATTCGAAAAATATAAGCAGTTACACGCACATCATACTGGACGAGGTGCACGAACGCGAGGTAGATATGGACTTCCTGCTTATCATTGTGCGCCGTCTGTTGACACAGTCACGTCACACGAAGATCATCCTCATGTCGGCCACCATTGAGTCGTCCGCGTTTGCGCAGTACTTCAAGATACCGGGACCAAACGGTCTGTTTGCCCCGCAGCTGGCCGTTGGCAATCATTCGCAGCATGACGTGACGGTGTTTTATCTGGAAAATTTGGAAAGGCTACGGATCGACTTTTCCATCAAGTATGAGCAGCCGGAGGTGCACGAGAAGATGTACTTTGTGGCGGCGAAGGTCGCGATCGTGTGCGATCGCTACATTGACGAGTGCGAAACGGCGTCCAGCATCGAATACAAACCGTCGATCATCATGTTCCTGCCCGGTATAAACGAAATCGAACGAATGGCGGAAGTGCTGCACAACTTCGTGGGCGACAACAATCCAAACTCGCTGCAGACCAAGTTTACGATACTGAAGCTACATTCGATGCTGCCGTCGGAGGAGCAGGCACTGGTGTTTCGTCCACCACCGCCGGGACACCGGAAGGTCATCCTTTCGACGAACATTGCGGAAAGCTCCATCACTATACCGGATGTGAAGTTTG TGATCGATTTCTGTTTGCACCGTGTGCTTGTTGCTGATACGTTGAACAACTTTACCACACTGCAAACGCAGTGGGCCTCGCGTAACAACTGCATACAGCGAGCCGGTCGTGCCGGGCGTGTGATGAACGGTCGCGTCTATCGGCTTGTGAACAAACACTTCTATGAAAATGGTATGGCCCAATCGGCCGAACCGGAAATGGTACGCTGTCCGCTTGGGGCTGTGGTGCTGAAAACGAAACTGCTCGACATGGGACCACCGCACACCATACTAGCCCTAGCCATGTCTCCACCGAATCTGTCCGATGTGTCCAACACGGTGTTACAGCTGAAGGAGGCCGGTGCACTGCTGCGCACTGCCAAGGGTGTTTATGATGTGCAGGACGGTGATATAACATATCTCGGCCAGCTAATGTCACTAATCCCGGTTGACATCTCGCTGGCGAAGCTGGTGGTGCTGGGTTACGTTTTTTCCGTGCTGGAAGAAGCTATCATCATAGCGGCCGGTTTGAACGTGAAGAACGTGTTTTGTGCGATGCGTTCCGTCGAAGCATTGCGCATCAAGCGCTACTTTGCCAACGGTTCAGCCTCCGACGGTATTGCAATCCTGAATGCGTACACCTGGTGGCGTTCGGTAAAGGAACAAGGTACGGGCGGAGATACAGTGGGCTGGTGTCAGCGGTACATGCTCGATCTGAAATCACTCACCGAGATGGCTGAGCTGGTGCAGGAGATAACGTACCGGCTGAAGAATGCGAACATACAGGTCGTTGCCGGTGCGCGGAATGCTCGCTGGAACGATCGCGAACGAACGGTCGTGCTGAAGGTGGTAATGGCGGGCGCATTCTACCCGAATTATTTCCTTCCGCTGTCGTCGAGCGAGCGCGACCTCGGTGATCGGCAGGTGTACACCGAGATTGGTGGTCGCAATCCGTTCCGGACGGTATTTTTCTGCGGGTTTGATCATTACAACTACATTGGACCACTGTACCGCAATCAGATCCGTGCACTGCTCACCGAACGGAAAGCGGACCCGGAATGGCAAGCGCTAATGAAGGTAGAATTCGAGCGAAACACCAACAAGATATTCGTCCAGTTCGAGTATCCGCCCCATCTGCAGCCCGGTCAGAGTCAGATTCGGTACGACGAACGTAACATGGTGGACCGCATCCATCCGGGTGTGTACGAAGCGATCAAGCTGCGCCAAGTGCGCTGCAGCAATTCGGAACTGTTGGTGATGCATCACAATGATGCGGTCACCTTTGCAACGGAAAAAGGTCTCGGCGtgtggaaaaacaacgaaTGGCATCCGCGAAGCATCGAGATCCCAAACGTGCAGCTATCGGTTGAACCACCCATCTACTGCAAGGAGCTGATTGCCACCGTTACCTACGTGCAGGATCCGAACAAATTTTATCTACGTCCCCATGGCGATAACAACATTTACAACGACATCGAACGGCAGCTGAGCGAAAGCGCTGCATTTTTGCGTCCCTTTTCTGGCCAACAGTTACCCAAACAGCGTGACATTGTGGCTGCTCCATTGCCGCACAAAACCGATAAAGCTTTGGGTCGTGCTAAGCTACTGAAAAAGTACACGATCCGTGGCGTCCCGAGCTGGGCGGTCTTTTTCATGGATTTTGGTAGTACGGCTATCATTCCGGTTGAACAGTTGCGCCAGCTGGAAGGTACACCGCTGGCCACGCTTACAACCATTCCCGATCGTGTGTTCGAAGCGTCCCTGGCACAGGTACAACCGAGCGCAATACGATCGCCGAAAGACGTTTGGACGGAAGATACGATCAAGCACTTCCGGCAGCTCGTACTCGGCAAACGGTTGCACGTTGAGGTGTACTCTGTGGTAAACCGGATGTCGATGGTGGTGTTGCGCCGTGCAAAGCAAGATTCTGTCGAGCAGACAATTAATAAAGAACTGATCAGCCTTCATCACGCCCAAGAGTCGGAGGAATCGTACGTGTCGAAGATGAACCACGAGAAGCGGCAACGGGTGCAGTGTGAGATGGAGTTGGATTCCATGTACGCGCTACAGATAAAAAACGATGACTCCGAACAGCAGCGTTACCTGGAGGATGATGATCCGGGAAATTTGCATCTGCCGCGCGATCTGCTCAAAGTTCGGCTTAGGCTGCGCGGTCCGTACAGTCCACTCGAGATAAAGTGTAGTTCGACCGTGTTTTCCGGCTACCGAAAGCCGGTCAGTATTGAAAAAGCTTCGCTGAATTCGGTGCTGCTAGACACAAATCCGCAGAACCCGCACAGCAAGCTGCTGGTGGCGGGTTGCGTTAATGAAACATCCGGCAACACGTTGATCGCTCGGCAAACAACCATGATGCCAAACATTCCCGGCTTGCCAATACTGATGGCACTCATCTTTGCGCCTACCTGTCAGCTGAGGAAGGATCCGGAGCAAACGCGCATTGTTGGGCTGTTGGCCGGGCTGGGCATCGATCCGTACACGGGCAATTCCATCTATCCCGAGCATGATATGTCGCTGGCGGTAGACATTTGCATTGACGAGGAGGACATCGGAGAT ATCAATGCATTGCGTTATACAATGGACTCTATCCTGCACAGTGGACACAATAAGCAAACACAGCTATTTGGCGAGTACAGCATTGAGTCTCTGATGGGAAAAGTGAAGGATTACCTAATTAA AATCCTTCAACGTGAACGTGCGGTCCAAGAAAATCGGGGTATGATGCACGATTTCCGATGGGAGACCGGTGGTCAATTTGCTGGTTCAAGCAAAAAGTCACCACAGAATTTAATGATTGACATTTATTCGAAAGCTATCTTTCCACTGTACGACAAGCTAAACCTTCGTCCCTTGCCGGCCAGCAAAATAGAGTTTATGCGGCAGCATTGCGCGGAGTTGCATCTAATAACAGAATC GCGAGTGTCGTTACCAAGAGGAGGCATATTGTGCCAGCTGTGTGACGTGAATCTCGAATCGGAGCACGCCTTACGGATTCACTTCTGCTCCAATCTGCACCGCGAGCTTGAGAAGAAGATTCGTTTCCAAATTTGA